One region of Syntrophobacter fumaroxidans MPOB genomic DNA includes:
- a CDS encoding protein kinase domain-containing protein, whose amino-acid sequence MRKTDTLIGKQIDQFRLDQFIARGAMGAVFKAFDAVLARTIALKLIPKEIEEGLSEAEVFTREESKKRLIQEAKAAGRLAHPNIVTIHSYGETDEFQYICMEYVSGKTLTQVLSERKPLSEEEAVSIFVQVLSALEAANKEEIIHRDIKPANIMITDENRVKVMDFGIAKLPSLSMTVTGMVLGTPYYMSPEQIAGKKVDIRSDIFSVGTVLYEVMTGEKPFVGESTATITYKIMALDPTPPAVINRNLSQPMADIIVKALAKNPDQRFQTPTEMMLALRALVQRPHAYPDDATLAGTVIGEPDFDQTVRAEIPEAVKSAARIGSVRPPGPRPPEPAPPRRISLDPRKPAEREPLRSDGTGARVSPSPGPGEEQTDIPVLTLTQGPAGKRGVKMKGLGIALLTILVALAGFLVYRSLRSPGVPSPRPSIPPPTSRSAPVTTRATQPPPTPTTAPPATIPPATSMPPLDQLTPGKDKTTASVEPLLVEAQNQSASNPAEAQKLLEEALRLDPNRFETILTMARLQASRKDYSAAVQYYRDAVRVNGNAPEAYSEMGALQQAQGDYASAIRSYEAGLALRPSHPDELLANVAFCHDKLNNPDQARRYYEQALEINPNNRAALAFLDSLSPATTQPKTPIASPRAPDTDSPSRAVRVEGKYNVEGQNPNGTSYHGTATIKRSVSGYTVTWNVGGKSYTGSGPLVGRTLTVKWRGSRGATGAVVYTVTATGVLKGVWGPNSSGLETLTPIN is encoded by the coding sequence ATGCGGAAAACCGATACTCTCATTGGAAAGCAGATCGATCAGTTCCGACTCGACCAGTTCATTGCCCGGGGCGCCATGGGCGCCGTCTTCAAGGCGTTCGACGCGGTACTCGCCAGGACCATCGCTTTGAAGCTCATTCCCAAGGAGATCGAAGAAGGCCTGTCGGAAGCGGAAGTGTTCACGCGCGAAGAATCCAAGAAGCGCCTGATACAGGAAGCCAAGGCCGCCGGACGGCTGGCCCACCCCAATATCGTCACCATTCATTCTTACGGCGAGACCGATGAGTTCCAGTATATCTGCATGGAGTACGTGAGCGGGAAGACGCTCACGCAGGTTCTCAGCGAACGCAAGCCTCTGTCCGAAGAGGAGGCCGTCTCCATTTTTGTGCAGGTGCTGTCGGCCCTGGAAGCCGCCAACAAGGAAGAAATCATCCATCGGGACATCAAACCCGCCAACATCATGATCACCGACGAGAACCGGGTGAAAGTGATGGACTTCGGCATCGCCAAGCTGCCTTCCCTTTCCATGACCGTCACCGGAATGGTCCTGGGCACGCCTTACTACATGTCCCCCGAGCAGATCGCCGGGAAGAAGGTCGATATCCGTTCCGACATCTTTTCCGTCGGGACGGTTCTATACGAAGTCATGACCGGGGAGAAACCTTTCGTCGGGGAAAGCACCGCCACCATCACTTACAAGATCATGGCGCTCGATCCGACACCGCCCGCCGTGATCAACAGGAATCTCTCCCAGCCGATGGCGGACATCATCGTCAAGGCGCTCGCCAAGAACCCGGATCAGCGCTTCCAGACGCCCACGGAAATGATGCTCGCCTTGAGAGCACTCGTGCAAAGACCTCACGCGTACCCGGACGATGCCACGCTCGCCGGAACGGTGATCGGAGAACCGGACTTCGACCAGACGGTGAGGGCCGAAATACCGGAAGCCGTGAAGTCCGCCGCCCGGATCGGCTCCGTGCGGCCGCCGGGCCCGCGCCCACCGGAGCCCGCGCCGCCTCGGAGGATTTCACTGGACCCGAGAAAGCCCGCCGAACGCGAACCGCTCCGCAGCGACGGCACAGGGGCGCGCGTGTCGCCGTCTCCTGGCCCCGGAGAGGAACAGACGGACATCCCGGTCCTGACGCTGACGCAGGGTCCGGCCGGGAAACGCGGGGTAAAGATGAAAGGGCTCGGCATAGCCCTGTTGACGATCCTCGTCGCGCTCGCGGGATTCCTCGTCTACAGGTCGTTGAGGAGTCCCGGGGTGCCGTCGCCGAGGCCCTCCATCCCCCCTCCGACGTCGCGATCCGCGCCGGTCACCACGCGCGCCACCCAGCCGCCGCCCACCCCGACCACGGCGCCCCCGGCCACGATTCCCCCGGCGACATCCATGCCGCCCCTGGACCAGCTCACACCGGGCAAGGACAAGACCACGGCTTCCGTGGAACCGCTTCTCGTCGAGGCGCAGAATCAATCCGCGAGCAACCCGGCCGAGGCGCAGAAGCTTCTCGAGGAAGCGCTCCGCCTCGATCCGAACCGGTTCGAAACCATTTTGACGATGGCGCGGCTGCAGGCATCCAGAAAGGACTATTCGGCCGCCGTTCAATATTACCGGGACGCCGTGCGCGTCAACGGCAACGCCCCGGAGGCCTATTCCGAAATGGGTGCGCTCCAGCAGGCGCAGGGCGACTATGCGAGCGCCATCAGGAGTTACGAAGCCGGCCTGGCGCTGAGGCCCTCCCATCCTGACGAGCTGCTCGCGAACGTGGCATTCTGCCACGATAAGCTCAACAACCCCGATCAGGCACGGCGCTACTACGAACAAGCCCTGGAGATCAACCCCAACAACCGCGCGGCCCTCGCCTTTCTGGACAGCCTGAGTCCGGCGACGACGCAGCCGAAAACCCCCATCGCGTCGCCGCGGGCGCCGGACACCGACTCGCCCTCCCGGGCCGTCCGGGTGGAGGGGAAATACAACGTCGAGGGCCAGAACCCCAACGGCACATCCTATCACGGCACCGCCACGATCAAGCGGAGCGTGTCCGGGTACACCGTCACCTGGAACGTCGGCGGGAAGAGCTACACGGGCAGCGGTCCGCTGGTCGGCAGGACCCTCACCGTCAAGTGGCGAGGTTCCCGGGGCGCGACCGGGGCGGTGGTGTATACGGTCACCGCAACGGGCGTGCTCAAAGGGGTGTGGGGCCCCAACAGCTCGGGCCTGGAAACGCTCACGCCGATCAACTGA